Genomic DNA from Crateriforma spongiae:
AGCAGAACGAAACCAGCGGCGCCAGCTGATCCACCCCGCGACGGTCTCGGACGACCGCGTGGTCTTGCCCACCGATGTCGCGATCTGGTCGGCCCGCTAGCGGGTTTCCATTTGCTGGATGTACTGGCGAAGACGTTCCAGTTCGTCGTTGACGTCTTTCAGCTTCAACATGTTTTCGACGCGTTTGAGCAGTTCGACTTTGTTGACCGGCTTGGTCAGAAAGTCGTCCGTCCCCGCGGCGACCGCACGTTCGATGTCGCCCAATTCGTTCAGCGCCGTGACCATCAAGATCATGATGCCGCTGGTGGCCGCATCGTCTTTGATCTTGCGACACACTTCGAAGCCGCTGAGCTTGGGCATCATCACGTCCAGCAGGACCAAATCCGGCCCGAACGCGGCGACCTTGGCCAACGTGTCTTCACCGTCGACCGCGGTTTCCAAGTCACAGTCGACGCCCACCAAGTAGGCTTCCAGCAATTCGCGGTTCGCCGCATTGTCGTCGGCGATCAGAATCCGATTCACTTTTCGATTTCCCTTCCGGTACGGATCAGCCGACCACTTCGGCCACGGCTGCACGACCGGCGGGGACAGGAAAGCTGTCGCACAGTTCTTTGATTTCGCCGCGGATCGATTGATGGACCGACGCATCATCGCTGTTGCGAAGGGCCTTATCGATCCAGCCGCCGATGCGCCGCATTTCGTCCGGTCCCATGCCGCGGGTGGTCAGGGCGGGGGTGCCGATGCGGATCCCCGACGGGTCCATCGGTTTCCGCTCGTCAAACGGGATCATGTTCATGTTGACCGTGATGCCGCATTCGTCCAGCACCGCTTCGGCCTTCTTGCCGCCCAGACCGGCGGTGGTCACGTCGACCAACATCAGGTGGTTGTCGGTTCCGCCGCTGACCAACCGCATGCCGGTCGCGGTCAGCGTTTCGGCCAAGGCCTGAGCGTTTTCGATGATGCGTTTGCCGTACACCTTGAAATCATCCGCCAGGGCTTCGGCGAAGCAGACCGCTTTGCCGGCGACGACGTGCATCAGCGGTCCGCCTTGGGTGCCGGGGAACACGTTGCGGTTGACCAGTTTCAGGTGTTCTTCCTTGCACATGATCAATCCGCTGCGGGGGCCACGCAGGGTTTTGTGAGTCGTCGTGGTGACGTAGTCGGCAAACGGCACGGGGCTGTTGTGGATGCCGGCGGCGACCAGACCCGCATAGTGGGCCATGTCGACCATCAACTTGGCACCGACATCGTCGGCGATCTGTTTGAATTTGTCGTGCGGGATTTCACGCGGGTACGCGCTGGCACCGGCCACGATCAGCTTGGGCTTGTGTTCTTTGGCCAGCGAGGCGATTTGGTCGAAATCCAAACGGTGATTCTCGCGATCCACGCCGTAGCTGATGAAGTTGTACAGCCGGCCGCTGATGTTCAGCTTCATGCCGTGGGTCAGGTGCCCACCTTGTGCCAAATCCAGTCCCAGGACCGTGTCGCCGACGTCCAGGCAGCTCAGGTACACCGCCGCGTTGGCTTGTGAACCGCTGTGTGGCTGGACATTGGCCGCTTCGGCACCGAACAATTCTTTGGCCCGATCGATGGCCAGGTTTTCGACGACGTCCACATGCTGGCAGCCGCCGTAATATCGACGTCCGGGGTAGCCTTCGGCGTACTTGTTGGTCAACACGCTGCCGACCGCCTGCATGACCGCGACGCTGGTGTAGTTTTCGCTGGCAATCATTTCCAAGCCGTCCTGTTGGCGGACCGCTTCGGCTTCGATGGCTTCCCAGACTTGCGGATCTTGCTGCTGCAGCAAATTCATAAAGTTCGATCGTGGGACGGAGTTCGGGAGTTGGGTGGAGGACCGCCACGCGGGGCGTCACTGCTTGACGAACCGATTGTCGATTGCCGGCCTTAACCCGTCAATGTCGCGAAACCCGGGTTCTCAACCAGACCGTTGCCGCGACGGTGCCCGCGAATCCCGATAGATAGGCGGCCTGGTGAACACCCATCACGCCGACCATCCGGCGGACGACGTCGTCGTCAAAGCCGACCAACCCGCCCCGCTGATAGCCGCTGACGTCCAGCGATGCCTGCAAGTGGTACATCACCGGGGCGGCGACCAAGAACATGACCAGCGGGACGCCCAGCATCCGCAGCACGCCGCCGATCCCGACCCCCGGCGTGTCCCGGCCCAGCGTGGCTGCGGCGGTCAGACAAACGCCAGCGATCAGACCGGGAACCAGCCCGGCGGCGAAGCCCAGATCGGCCGCCCCGGCCCGCAGCCCCCCCATCGTCGACGCGTCGATCTCCTTCATGATGCGAAAGTATTCCGGCGACAGGCTGACGGTGACCTGATCCATCAGCACACCAAACAAGGCTCCGGCGATCCCACACGCCAAGACGCCCCGGTACACCAACCGTCGGCTTTGGTACCGTCCCCCATGCTCGCCACGCCGGCGGGCACGACGCAGATCCCACCATGCCATTGCAGCGATCGTCGCCAAAACGATCAACGCACGGATCGACAGCGGCGGGTCGGAAAGATTGGTAATGGAAAAGGGCAAGTCCACCGGATCAGCCGTCGATGCTGCGGACGACCACCCGCGCGCCTTGCTTGGCCACGACTTTGACCAGCACGTCAGGGTCCACAAAATCACCCTCGGTGACGACATCCAAAAAATCGTCGCCGACTTGGACACGTCCGCTGGGCCGCAGCGGCGACACCGATCGACCGACGGTGCCGATCGCGATCCGTTGCCAAGCCGGCGAGGATGATTCCGCCGGATTGATGCCGCCGGCGGTTGCCGGATCGGGGACCAGTTGCGGTTTCAGCGTCAATCGGCTCAGCCCCGGGATGTCGCTGATGTAGTTGGCCATCACCACCAACGCGATCAGAAACCCAAAGAACGCCCCCAGTACGATCAACACGTCGTTGCCCAGATCGGCCATCTCCGCCGCGTTGGCGGGCCACACGAATCGACGGGACGCCATCACCAGACTGCCCAGTGTCAGCACCAGCCCGCTGATGCCTGCGACGCCGAAACCGGGAATGACGAAGACTTCCGCGGCGATGAACATCAACCCGCACGCGAAAAGCGTCACTTCCAACCAGCCGGCCGTGCCGCCCAAAAATCGGCTCCAGAAAAACAGCCCGAAACAAAGCAGACTGGCCAGCCCGCCGACGCCCAGCCCAGGGGCACTCAGTTCAAACCCCAGTGCAATCAGCCCAAGCAGGATCAACAGGAAAGCGACAAAACCGGAATTCAAAACCAAGATCACCGTGTCCATCGACGTCCGCTGCATTTCCGGCACCGGCGTTTTGACGTTCAACACGTCGTACAGTTCGGCTCGGCTTTCGACGGTCTGGTCGGCGACGCCAAGTTCGACCGCACGTGTCCCGTTGGCGATGAAGAACATGTCGGCACCGGCTTCGCGAACGGGTTTGCCCTTTTCCCATTGGTCGATGTCGGTGCGGCTTTCCCATTCTTGGTCGCTGAAGTAATCCACGGTGCCGTCGTCGCGATGCGTCGCGCGGTAAACCACCATGTCCTTGTGCGTCATCTTTTCGGCCAACGTCGGCGGACGTCCCGTCGCCTGGGCCGTGTCGCGGGCTTTCTGTGCCAGCACGCTGCGGCTTTTCGCTTCGGTGTATCGAAACGCGCCGTCGTCGCCCATGACGATTTCACCGGCGTCACCGATTCGCGCCCCCGGGTGCATGATGATCTTGTCGGCCGCCAATGCGAACAACGCCGCGCCGCTGATCGCATCCTTTTCGATGTACGCGACCGTTTCCACGTCCTCGGCATCCAACAGCGTGTCCATCATCTCCAGCGTGACCATTGTCCAGCCGCCGGGGCTTTGGATGTCCAAAATGATCACGTCGACGCCTTGGTCGATCGCGTTCTGGAATTTGCGCTGAAAGATCGCACCGGACAGCGGGTTGATGTCTTCGTGCAAGGGGATCGACACCGCACGCCGCTGGGGCGGATCGGCCGCATCGGCCACCGCTGTCCAAGACGCACAGACCGTTGCCAGTGCCAGCACCAGCCACCCGGTCCAGGGCGAAGTGTCCCGTCGATTTTGATTCATCGTTGCCTGTCGCATCGTTCCGCCCAGCCGCCCCTGATTGCGTGCTCCGGATGGCGTGATTCCGGTTCGTTCGTTTTGGGTCATTGTACGAACCGGGCACCAAAGCCGGTCAAATCGGGCGCACCGATCGCCGTAAAGTCACCAATGGCCGATTCCGGTCGGCAATGACCGCGTGTCACACCCGACGCCAAAACGTCGGAAAGACCAGGACCAGCACACTGAACACTTCCACACGGCCCAGCATCATCAGCCAGACAAACAGCAATTTTGCGCCCTGGCTGAAACCGGCATAGTTTTGCGTCGCGCCGACCACGCCAAGCCCCGGGCCGATGTTATTCAACGTGGCCGCCACCGCGCTGGCACAGTCCAACAGCTTTTCGTCCAGTGTGCTTTGACCGGCGGGGGCTTCGCCGCTGACCGCCGCCACGGCACCCCACGTCTCGTTGGGTTCGAACGTGATCAGCAACAACCACGAAAAGACAAAGATCGCCAGGATCAACGAAAAGTAGACCACGATGCTGTGCGGCAATCCGGGATCATCGACCGTTTGGCCGCCCACCCGCAGCGGTCGCACCACTCGCGGCCGGTGCGCTTTTTCGATTTCCTGTCGCAGCACTTTGTAAAACAACACGTGCCGGATGACCTTCATGCCGCCGCCCGTGCTGCCGGCACAACCGCCGACGAACATCAGCAACAACAAAATGCCGCGGCCAAAGTTGTTCCACTGGTCAAAATCCGCGGTGCCGTATCCGGTCGTCGTCAACACCGACACGACTTGGAACATGCCGTTACGCAGCGACGTGCCGACGTTCTCGAATCCCGGGTCGGCCGCCCGCATGCCGAAGAAGATCACCGCCAACGTGACGCCACCGATGATCAACATGTACGTGCGAAATTCCACGTCGTGCAACAACCGCCGTGGGCCACCGATCATCGTCAAATACAGCAACGTAAAATTTGTCCCCGCAATGACCATGAAGACGATCGTCGTGTATTCGATCAGCGGGCTTTGGAATCCGCCCAAGCTGGCGTTGTACGTGCTGAACCCGCCCGTCGCCATCGTGCCAAAGGCGTGACACAGCCCGTCGAACAGCGACATGCCTTCGGCCATGTAAACCACCGTCAAGACGGCATTCAGGCCGATGTAGATTGCGGCAAAGATCAAAGCGGTGTGTTGCATCCGCGGCATGCTGCCTTCCTTGGTCGGTCCCGGCATCTCCGCCCGCATCATCGCTTTACCAGCGGACCCTTGTCCCAGGATCGCGACGAACAAAACAACGATCCCCAGACCGCCCAAGAAGTGAGTCCATGACCGCCAAAACAAAATGCAGTGCGGCACCATGTCGGGGTCTTCCAAATTCGTCAGCACCGTCGCGCCGGTCGTGCTGAACCCCGACTGGGATTCGAACATCGCTTCGATGAAGGTGATCGGATCGTCGTCGGCGATCTGGGTGCGGCTGAGATAAAAGGGCAGGGCACCCAGGACCGTCGCCATCACCCAGGACAGCCCGACGATCGCCATCGCTTCCTTCTGATACAACGGCCCGCCGCGATGCTTGCGGCCGCACAACCGCAAGATCCCGCCGACCAGAAAGCAAATGCCCATGCTGGCCAGCAACGCATAGACGGCCCGCCATTCGACCTGCGACGCGGCCGGCAAATGCGTCCGGTCGGCCAACGCGGGCAACGAGAACGGCAAACTGAAAGTCATCGAGGCGCCGATCAACAGGCTGATCGTGCCCAAGACGCGGAACAATAACTGAAAGTTCAAGGCTTCTCCGGTGGCTGCAGCGACGTCCGAACCATCCCCGCCAGCAATGGTTCTAAGCTCTGCCGCGTTCCCCGCAAACCTGTCCCGCCCGACGGCAAGTCGCCCGACCTGGCACACCCGTTGCAACCCTGGCGGCCTTGCCACGGGATGGTTCGACCCGATCAACCGCCGATGTGCGGCTTTCCCCGGTCGCCTTGGTAGGAATCTGGACGAGATTTCCGCGGCATTCCCGGCGGTGCGGGAGGCCGACGAGCGAGGCGAGTCGGCTGCCCGCATCGCCTTTGCATTTTGCATCACTTGTTGCACGCCGACCGACGCGTTTTGCAACAATGGCCGCGCGACAGCAGCGAAGACCACGTCCGATCATCAAAAAATTGGACGGGTTGCTCGGCCCGTTGTTCGGGTCAGCGACGGAGGCTGGACGCGACGACTTTTCTAACGCCCGGATCATTTTCCCGGATTGTTTTCATGTGCGGACGCTTCACGCTGCGGACACCTCCGGCCGCTTGGTGCCAACTGTTTCTGATCGACCCGGACGCAGTCGATCCAGACGACGAACCCGAAGCATCCAGCCCTGAACCCAACGCGACTGCGTCTTCGGACTCGTGGAAGCCACGCTACAACATTGCCCCCACCCAAATCATCGACGCGGTGGTCCAGGACGAGGCCGGCGGACCACGACGCCATGCCCGGTACCGATGGGGACTGTTGCCGCCCTGGGCCAAAGATCTGTCGATGGCCGCACGGATGATCAACGCTCGCAGCGAAACGGTAAATGAAAAACCTTCATTTAAAAAAGCCTTTGCCCAGCGACGCTGTCTGATCCCGGCCGACGGTTACATCGAATGGAAAAAGCAAACCGATGGGAAGCAACCATTCTTGGCCCACCGACATGACGACGCGGTCTTCGCGTTTGCCGGTCTGTATGAACGTAACCGCCAAGCGACCGGTGACCTGATCGAAAGCTGTACGATCCTGACCACACGTCCCAACGCGGTGACCGGCCGAATTCACGATCGCATGCCTGTCGTGTTGATGCCCGAGGATTACGCACGTTGGCTGGACCCGAACTTTCGCGACACCGACGTGTTGAAAGAACTGTTGGTTGCACCGGAGGAAAACTTCCTTGAATTGACCGCGGTGTCCAGGCGGGTCAACAACGCGCGAAACAACGACGCCGCTTGTCTGGAACCGGTCGACGCGGCCATTTGAACAGCGGACCAGACGCGTGATGGCGACCGGCGGCGCGTTTTTCCACTCTTTCGGTCGACCGCGCAGCGATGCGTTATAAACGATCGCACGCGGGGGACGATGACGTCGATACCCCCGCTCGGATCCCGCCCCAACCGACCTTTTCCCCACACATCGACCGGAGCCCATCCCGCCATGAATCCGATCTGTTCACGACCCGCCGATCACCGCGGCACCAGCCGTCGCAAGTTCTTACAAGCCGCCGCCGCGACCGCCGTGGCTGCACCGGCAATTTTCACCGCCAAACGCTCCGCCGCCCAAGACGTTATCGGCGACGGCGAATTCACCTATCGCTGTGACCACCAATGCGTGCAGTTGCCCGATCAGTACACCTGGCAAACGACCCACAACGTGGCCGTCGACCCCGATGACAATCTTTATGTGATCCATGAAGGCGACGTTCGCAAACAACAGCATCCGTCGATTTTTGTGTTCGATGCCGACGGAAAATTCATCCGCGCATTCGGACAACAATTCCAAGGCGGCGGTCACGGTTTGGACATCCGTGTCGAATCAGGGACGCCCTTTCTGTATGTGACCGGATACCAGATGGTCAAAACGATTGCCAAAATGACGCTGGACGGCGAACTGGTGTGGCAACAATACGCTCCGATGCAAAGCGGCGCTTACCTTCCCGGCGAAGCCAGCGATCCGCGGCGTGGATGGGGACGCAAAAATTTCCTGCCCACCAATTTTGCTTTCTTGCCCGACGGTGATTGCTTGCTGGCCGACGGCTACGGCAGCTACCTGATCCACCGCTACACCGCCGACGGTGTTTGGAAGTCATGCTTCGGCGGACAAGGCGAAGGGCAGGGCACATTTAATTTGCCCCACGGCCTGTGGGTCGACACACGGGGTGACGAAGCCGAAATTGCGGTGGCCGATCGCGCCCACAATCAAATCCAAACCTTCACGCTCGATGGCCAGTACAAAAAGACCGTGACCGGATTTGGTCTGCCCGCCAACTTGGATACTCACGAAGACTGGATGTTGGTGCCCGAGTTGGTCGCCCGTGTTTCGATCATCGACAAGAACCACAACACGGTGGTGACATTGGGCGATGACCGCGAGCGTATCTTGGCGGACAAAGAAACCAACAAAGGATTCACGATTCGTACCGATGAATCCAAGTGGCAGCAGAACAAGTTTGTCCACCCGCACGATGCCTGCTTCGATTCGTCAGGCAACATCTATGTGGCCGAATGGGTGAAGACCGGCAGGGTCACCAAGTTGACCAAAGTGTGACGGGGACGAAGGCCCGGAAACAGGATTAGAGGCTTACAGGTTGACGGGCTTACGGGGCGACGGGTGACAGGTCGGCGAAGTGTCTTTCACCTGCCAACCCGCAACCTGTCGAACCTGTAACCCGTTAAACCTGTGACCTCAATAATTACTCTTTTTTGGGTTCGGCTTTCTTGAACGCCTTTTCAAACGCCTTATCGCTGAACACCAATTTCATCTGTTCTTTCTTTTCTGCGTCGGCGACTTTGCCTTGGCAGTTTTCACAGCAAAAGGCAACCTTGGCGCCGGCGACTTTGATCGCGGTGTCGGGGTTGATGTCGCCACCGGACAACGGGCAAGCCTTTTGAACGTACTGCTTGGTCGACACCAATTGCAGGTTGGCTTTCTCGGCAAACTTCTTCGGCTCCTTGGCGAACTTGCCTTGGCAGTTGCCACAACAGAAGTAGACCTTGCCTTCCTTGTACTCGGCCGACTTGTCGGCTTTGGCGGCTTTCGGGGCGACCACGCACTGGACGTCTTGCAAGTCGACATCGGCTGCAATCACGGCGGCACCGGCGATCAACAGGACTGCCATGGCGGCGAACGTTTTCTTCAGCATCGATTCAGTTCTCATCT
This window encodes:
- a CDS encoding twin-arginine translocation signal domain-containing protein; amino-acid sequence: MNPICSRPADHRGTSRRKFLQAAAATAVAAPAIFTAKRSAAQDVIGDGEFTYRCDHQCVQLPDQYTWQTTHNVAVDPDDNLYVIHEGDVRKQQHPSIFVFDADGKFIRAFGQQFQGGGHGLDIRVESGTPFLYVTGYQMVKTIAKMTLDGELVWQQYAPMQSGAYLPGEASDPRRGWGRKNFLPTNFAFLPDGDCLLADGYGSYLIHRYTADGVWKSCFGGQGEGQGTFNLPHGLWVDTRGDEAEIAVADRAHNQIQTFTLDGQYKKTVTGFGLPANLDTHEDWMLVPELVARVSIIDKNHNTVVTLGDDRERILADKETNKGFTIRTDESKWQQNKFVHPHDACFDSSGNIYVAEWVKTGRVTKLTKV
- a CDS encoding TrkH family potassium uptake protein, whose product is MTFSLPFSLPALADRTHLPAASQVEWRAVYALLASMGICFLVGGILRLCGRKHRGGPLYQKEAMAIVGLSWVMATVLGALPFYLSRTQIADDDPITFIEAMFESQSGFSTTGATVLTNLEDPDMVPHCILFWRSWTHFLGGLGIVVLFVAILGQGSAGKAMMRAEMPGPTKEGSMPRMQHTALIFAAIYIGLNAVLTVVYMAEGMSLFDGLCHAFGTMATGGFSTYNASLGGFQSPLIEYTTIVFMVIAGTNFTLLYLTMIGGPRRLLHDVEFRTYMLIIGGVTLAVIFFGMRAADPGFENVGTSLRNGMFQVVSVLTTTGYGTADFDQWNNFGRGILLLLMFVGGCAGSTGGGMKVIRHVLFYKVLRQEIEKAHRPRVVRPLRVGGQTVDDPGLPHSIVVYFSLILAIFVFSWLLLITFEPNETWGAVAAVSGEAPAGQSTLDEKLLDCASAVAATLNNIGPGLGVVGATQNYAGFSQGAKLLFVWLMMLGRVEVFSVLVLVFPTFWRRV
- a CDS encoding serine hydroxymethyltransferase; the protein is MNLLQQQDPQVWEAIEAEAVRQQDGLEMIASENYTSVAVMQAVGSVLTNKYAEGYPGRRYYGGCQHVDVVENLAIDRAKELFGAEAANVQPHSGSQANAAVYLSCLDVGDTVLGLDLAQGGHLTHGMKLNISGRLYNFISYGVDRENHRLDFDQIASLAKEHKPKLIVAGASAYPREIPHDKFKQIADDVGAKLMVDMAHYAGLVAAGIHNSPVPFADYVTTTTHKTLRGPRSGLIMCKEEHLKLVNRNVFPGTQGGPLMHVVAGKAVCFAEALADDFKVYGKRIIENAQALAETLTATGMRLVSGGTDNHLMLVDVTTAGLGGKKAEAVLDECGITVNMNMIPFDERKPMDPSGIRIGTPALTTRGMGPDEMRRIGGWIDKALRNSDDASVHQSIRGEIKELCDSFPVPAGRAAVAEVVG
- a CDS encoding response regulator; amino-acid sequence: MNRILIADDNAANRELLEAYLVGVDCDLETAVDGEDTLAKVAAFGPDLVLLDVMMPKLSGFEVCRKIKDDAATSGIMILMVTALNELGDIERAVAAGTDDFLTKPVNKVELLKRVENMLKLKDVNDELERLRQYIQQMETR
- a CDS encoding SOS response-associated peptidase — protein: MCGRFTLRTPPAAWCQLFLIDPDAVDPDDEPEASSPEPNATASSDSWKPRYNIAPTQIIDAVVQDEAGGPRRHARYRWGLLPPWAKDLSMAARMINARSETVNEKPSFKKAFAQRRCLIPADGYIEWKKQTDGKQPFLAHRHDDAVFAFAGLYERNRQATGDLIESCTILTTRPNAVTGRIHDRMPVVLMPEDYARWLDPNFRDTDVLKELLVAPEENFLELTAVSRRVNNARNNDAACLEPVDAAI
- a CDS encoding NfeD family protein; this translates as MNQNRRDTSPWTGWLVLALATVCASWTAVADAADPPQRRAVSIPLHEDINPLSGAIFQRKFQNAIDQGVDVIILDIQSPGGWTMVTLEMMDTLLDAEDVETVAYIEKDAISGAALFALAADKIIMHPGARIGDAGEIVMGDDGAFRYTEAKSRSVLAQKARDTAQATGRPPTLAEKMTHKDMVVYRATHRDDGTVDYFSDQEWESRTDIDQWEKGKPVREAGADMFFIANGTRAVELGVADQTVESRAELYDVLNVKTPVPEMQRTSMDTVILVLNSGFVAFLLILLGLIALGFELSAPGLGVGGLASLLCFGLFFWSRFLGGTAGWLEVTLFACGLMFIAAEVFVIPGFGVAGISGLVLTLGSLVMASRRFVWPANAAEMADLGNDVLIVLGAFFGFLIALVVMANYISDIPGLSRLTLKPQLVPDPATAGGINPAESSSPAWQRIAIGTVGRSVSPLRPSGRVQVGDDFLDVVTEGDFVDPDVLVKVVAKQGARVVVRSIDG